The following coding sequences lie in one Mycobacterium gordonae genomic window:
- a CDS encoding SDR family oxidoreductase gives MRIVVIGGTGLIGSKVVQALAERGHDAVAAAPSTGVNAVTGEGLSDALTGASVVADVSNSPSFEDAAAMEFFNSATTNLLAAEAQAGVRHHVALSVVGTDCLAPQNGYFQAKQAQEDLITAGPIPYSIVHATQFYEFLNFIADSATEGNTVRLPSAFIQPMAAADVAEAVAIAAVSAPMNGISEVGGPQAYRMPDLIRTVLTAHGDAREVLADPAARYWYAEIQERTLVPDDGANLFETRLEDWILETAAKG, from the coding sequence ATGAGAATCGTCGTAATCGGGGGAACCGGCCTGATCGGGTCAAAAGTCGTGCAGGCCTTGGCTGAACGCGGTCATGATGCCGTCGCTGCAGCTCCATCGACTGGTGTGAACGCCGTGACCGGCGAGGGCTTGTCCGATGCGCTGACCGGCGCATCGGTGGTCGCCGACGTATCGAACTCGCCGTCGTTCGAGGACGCCGCAGCGATGGAATTCTTCAATAGTGCGACAACGAACTTGCTGGCGGCCGAGGCCCAAGCCGGTGTTAGGCATCATGTTGCGCTGTCCGTGGTGGGCACCGATTGTCTTGCGCCGCAGAACGGTTACTTCCAAGCCAAGCAGGCGCAGGAAGATCTCATCACTGCGGGGCCGATTCCTTACTCGATCGTGCACGCAACGCAGTTCTATGAGTTTCTCAACTTCATTGCCGACTCCGCTACCGAGGGGAACACGGTGCGGCTGCCGTCGGCCTTTATTCAGCCAATGGCCGCGGCCGACGTCGCCGAAGCGGTTGCCATCGCAGCGGTCAGTGCGCCGATGAACGGCATCAGCGAAGTGGGCGGGCCCCAGGCGTATCGCATGCCCGATCTCATTCGGACGGTATTGACCGCCCACGGAGATGCTCGCGAAGTCCTCGCCGATCCCGCCGCGCGGTATTGGTACGCCGAAATCCAAGAGCGCACGCTTGTTCCCGATGACGGCGCGAATCTGTTCGAAACCAGGTTGGAGGACTGGATTCTCGAAACGGCCGCGAAAGGATAG
- a CDS encoding MBL fold metallo-hydrolase, translating into MSLDNISNLARPGLDELVPSRYAVQVGDIEVLVISDGVLPIPTATMATNADATDLASWLDDMFLPSDLLEWPLNVVVVRSGDRTILVDAGLGAEFPDFPRAGQTVHRLEAAGVDPASVTDVVLTHLHMDHIGGLLTDGLKARLRPDLRIHLATAEAEFWTAPDFSRTAMPAGMPEALRSAASRFLDEYRSHLQPFETEYEVAPGVVVCRTGGHTPGHSVVRLASGDDRLTFAGDAVFQVGFDQPEWQNGFEHDPEEAARVRIRLLQEIAATGESLVATHLPFPSVCRVAAVGNAFRCVPAVWVY; encoded by the coding sequence ATGAGCCTGGACAACATTTCGAACCTTGCTAGGCCAGGACTCGACGAGTTGGTTCCGTCGCGCTACGCGGTGCAGGTCGGCGACATCGAGGTGTTGGTAATCAGCGACGGGGTGCTACCGATACCAACCGCGACGATGGCCACCAACGCCGACGCCACCGACCTGGCGAGCTGGCTGGACGACATGTTCTTGCCGTCGGACCTGCTCGAGTGGCCGCTGAACGTGGTCGTGGTACGAAGCGGCGACCGGACCATCCTCGTCGACGCTGGGCTGGGAGCGGAATTCCCGGACTTCCCGCGAGCCGGGCAAACCGTTCACCGACTGGAGGCCGCGGGTGTCGATCCAGCATCCGTGACTGACGTGGTGCTAACCCACTTGCACATGGACCACATCGGAGGGCTGCTCACCGACGGACTAAAGGCCCGGCTACGGCCGGACCTGCGAATCCACCTCGCGACCGCCGAGGCCGAGTTCTGGACGGCGCCCGATTTCTCCCGCACCGCCATGCCGGCGGGGATGCCGGAGGCACTTCGATCGGCGGCCTCGCGGTTCTTGGACGAATACCGCAGCCACCTGCAGCCGTTCGAGACCGAGTACGAGGTGGCACCGGGAGTAGTCGTCTGCCGCACCGGCGGTCACACCCCCGGGCACAGCGTGGTCCGTCTGGCGTCCGGCGACGACCGACTGACGTTCGCCGGTGACGCCGTGTTCCAGGTCGGGTTCGACCAACCAGAGTGGCAGAACGGCTTCGAACACGACCCCGAGGAGGCGGCGCGCGTTCGGATTCGTCTCTTGCAGGAGATAGCGGCGACCGGCGAGTCTCTGGTTGCCACTCACCTGCCATTCCCGTCCGTCTGCCGGGTGGCCGCCGTCGGCAACGCTTTTCGCTGCGTACCGGCTGTCTGGGTGTACTGA
- a CDS encoding nitroreductase, translating to MDVYEAVTSRRAVRGFTDQPVPTEVLERVLSAAAWSPSGSNLQPWHIYVLTGAPLMQLKMLAVHRVGAGDPWDEREFEMYPTDLKPPYRDRRAAFAKQRYGALGIAREDLEARQRAAIANWDCFGAPAALFCYIDRDMGLPQWADLGMYLQTVMLLLRAEGLHSCPQMAWSQTRKSVAEVVSPPDGRILFCGMSIGYEDPTIGYARTGRAPLDETVTFIQG from the coding sequence ATGGACGTTTACGAGGCGGTCACGAGCCGACGAGCGGTGCGCGGGTTCACCGATCAGCCCGTCCCAACAGAGGTGCTGGAGCGTGTTCTTTCCGCCGCGGCTTGGTCCCCGTCGGGATCGAACCTCCAACCGTGGCACATCTACGTTCTGACCGGTGCTCCGCTGATGCAGCTCAAAATGCTTGCAGTGCATCGCGTGGGGGCGGGCGACCCCTGGGACGAGCGCGAGTTCGAAATGTACCCAACGGATTTGAAGCCGCCCTATCGTGATCGCCGGGCCGCCTTCGCCAAACAACGCTACGGTGCACTCGGCATTGCACGCGAGGACTTGGAGGCTCGTCAGCGCGCCGCGATCGCGAACTGGGACTGTTTCGGCGCACCCGCCGCCCTATTCTGTTACATCGATCGCGATATGGGCCTTCCCCAATGGGCAGACCTCGGTATGTACCTGCAAACCGTGATGCTGCTGCTGCGCGCCGAGGGCTTGCACAGCTGCCCGCAGATGGCGTGGTCCCAAACTCGCAAATCCGTTGCCGAGGTGGTGTCACCCCCCGACGGGCGCATCCTCTTCTGTGGCATGTCCATCGGGTATGAGGACCCGACAATCGGTTACGCGCGTACCGGACGTGCGCCGCTCGACGAGACCGTCACGTTCATTCAGGGTTAG
- a CDS encoding phosphotransferase family protein, which translates to MPRFKEQNFRADCSPQNWRALSVWLGGRGMVLDADEPRQFANGLANLNYLISVDGRPVVLRRPPGGQLAEGASDMAREFRVLSRLHAYYRRAPRAIAFCDDASVLGSPFQLIEYRPGAVVSDTVPEQLAGVPNGRLADEFVTALAELHSIDLETHPDLGELGRPGGFIARQIAGWNRRAHNAFGGSPPATADHIVTWLGTAAPEPSIKPTVLHSDFKFDNVIFDATGAAAAVIDWDMSTLGDPLFDLGVTLSYWAQADDADVIRDLGLAPSLEPGFPDRKALAAKYFAAAGRKPVPVGFYLALGRLRLAIAWQQLFVLHQSGALVGPKYAAFNRVATSVLTVTADSLSTEDI; encoded by the coding sequence GTGCCGCGCTTTAAGGAGCAGAACTTCCGCGCCGACTGCTCACCCCAGAACTGGCGAGCGTTGAGCGTCTGGCTGGGTGGCCGCGGGATGGTGCTCGACGCCGATGAGCCCCGCCAGTTCGCAAACGGTCTGGCCAATCTGAATTACCTCATCTCGGTCGACGGACGACCCGTGGTGTTACGGCGGCCACCGGGTGGGCAACTGGCCGAGGGCGCCAGTGACATGGCGCGCGAATTCCGGGTACTGAGTCGACTGCACGCGTATTACCGCCGCGCGCCCCGAGCAATTGCCTTCTGTGACGACGCCTCAGTATTGGGCAGCCCCTTTCAGCTGATCGAATACCGGCCCGGCGCAGTGGTGTCCGACACCGTCCCCGAGCAACTTGCCGGCGTTCCCAACGGCCGGCTTGCCGACGAGTTCGTGACCGCCCTCGCAGAGCTGCACTCGATCGACCTCGAGACCCATCCCGACCTCGGCGAGCTCGGCCGGCCCGGCGGATTCATCGCGCGACAGATCGCCGGCTGGAACCGGCGGGCACACAACGCGTTCGGCGGGTCACCGCCGGCGACGGCCGATCACATCGTCACCTGGCTGGGCACCGCTGCACCGGAACCGTCGATCAAACCCACTGTGCTGCACTCCGATTTCAAGTTCGACAACGTGATCTTCGATGCGACGGGCGCGGCTGCCGCTGTGATCGATTGGGACATGTCGACGCTGGGCGACCCTCTCTTCGATCTCGGCGTCACCCTGTCGTACTGGGCGCAAGCAGACGACGCGGACGTCATTCGCGACCTCGGCTTGGCTCCGTCATTGGAGCCGGGTTTCCCGGACCGAAAAGCGCTTGCGGCGAAGTACTTCGCCGCGGCAGGACGCAAACCGGTGCCGGTGGGTTTCTACCTGGCATTGGGCCGGCTCCGGCTCGCGATCGCCTGGCAGCAGTTGTTCGTTCTGCATCAAAGCGGGGCGCTCGTCGGTCCGAAGTACGCCGCCTTCAACCGCGTTGCGACGTCGGTCTTAACGGTGACCGCGGATTCCCTTTCGACAGAAGACATTTGA
- a CDS encoding FAD/NAD(P)-binding protein, protein MTRVAIVGGGAAGVLAAVHLRRKKPEAQITLIDASGRPGTGAAYGTSDPTHLLNVPAHRMSAWPEDPDHFCRWLDERAVTPAESFAPRLAYGRYLRDQLAGADVRIETAEVVGLVPGQSAQVKLKDGRSVSADAVVLASGRPEGGLPDSLERAFAPVLATGTDGIVVVDPWAPSALAALGSRRPQNVLVIGSGLSGIDVALHLVARGAKVTMLSRHGALPHRFRDVGPPTEVPHLDALGDANTLEQVRAALGADLAHARGAGLNWRQVIDGVRPRTARLWRSLGWEDQRRFLREDLRHWEVLRHRMPPTTAGAIESATSSGQLIIEAGEVADVSLRGSGVELVVTTSEGSVRRRGDAVVVATGTAWDRRSLQRSALWGNLLASGVASMHPCGLGVRLDTHGHLIDEAGATVRGVVCIGAIRQGEEWETTAIPEIRAQAAGVAQLLADDTPDHPIRAPRQIPTTPKVTGADAFYAEGVRRLLAVQDGASVAFAAAIAENPRHPRAHVALAMIATERPDRAGGPDAVNGHLARARAALAHGSDEDRSHVEAIATWCEKGNAAGTEALIDHLGRVPDDAVALLVLAPSIAFAGAGDALPDAWQYVERFTGVHGEAPWYLGLRAFGRTEQGLWYDAADLADAALDLDPGNGNAAHALSHVHYETDAHGAGLKWLTEWIAGSGSTQRYLPHFQWHAALHELAMGNAAAAARRYASSLAPPHSRDVRCLVDAGSLAWRARMHPDWVTPPDPMPVLAEVGSLAYAPKTPFIAFHALLLLAAANDPAAIRAISVPGATEEQATTLRLIGEGLIALTGGELRSALDHLLESLPGLPSIGGSRVQQEVVLETALAAMLQLGAPGQAARLLSRHRAAPGPQVTRGAVN, encoded by the coding sequence ATGACCCGCGTCGCGATCGTGGGTGGGGGCGCTGCGGGGGTGCTCGCCGCGGTACATCTGCGCCGGAAAAAACCAGAAGCGCAGATCACGCTGATCGACGCGTCCGGCCGTCCCGGCACCGGCGCAGCCTATGGCACCAGCGACCCGACCCACTTGCTGAATGTTCCCGCGCATCGCATGTCGGCCTGGCCGGAGGATCCCGACCACTTCTGCCGTTGGCTGGACGAGCGAGCTGTCACGCCGGCGGAGAGCTTCGCGCCGCGTCTTGCGTACGGCCGCTACCTGCGGGATCAACTGGCGGGCGCCGATGTCCGGATCGAGACTGCCGAGGTGGTCGGATTGGTACCCGGCCAGTCAGCACAGGTGAAGCTGAAGGATGGACGTTCGGTATCGGCGGACGCCGTAGTGCTCGCGTCCGGTCGCCCCGAAGGTGGCCTGCCCGATTCGTTGGAACGCGCCTTCGCCCCGGTGCTGGCCACCGGCACTGACGGCATCGTTGTGGTGGATCCCTGGGCGCCCAGCGCGCTCGCGGCTCTTGGTTCGCGTCGGCCGCAGAACGTCTTGGTAATTGGTTCCGGACTCTCGGGCATCGACGTTGCGCTGCATCTGGTCGCTCGCGGCGCCAAGGTCACAATGCTGTCCCGCCATGGCGCGCTCCCGCATCGATTCCGCGACGTAGGCCCGCCGACAGAGGTGCCTCACCTCGATGCGCTCGGTGACGCGAACACTCTGGAGCAGGTGCGCGCGGCCCTCGGTGCGGATCTCGCACACGCTCGCGGAGCCGGATTGAACTGGCGACAGGTGATCGACGGAGTGCGGCCGCGCACGGCTCGGCTGTGGCGCTCGCTGGGTTGGGAGGACCAACGCCGCTTCCTGCGCGAGGACTTGCGGCATTGGGAGGTCCTGCGCCACCGCATGCCGCCTACAACCGCCGGCGCGATCGAATCCGCGACCAGCAGTGGCCAATTGATCATCGAAGCGGGCGAAGTGGCTGATGTATCGCTGCGCGGAAGTGGCGTCGAACTGGTCGTCACGACAAGCGAAGGATCAGTTCGTCGACGCGGTGACGCGGTGGTGGTCGCAACCGGGACTGCGTGGGATCGGCGATCGCTGCAACGCTCGGCCCTGTGGGGCAACCTGCTGGCTTCGGGTGTCGCTTCGATGCACCCGTGCGGACTCGGCGTTCGCCTGGATACGCACGGCCACCTCATCGACGAGGCCGGCGCCACGGTCCGAGGCGTCGTGTGCATCGGGGCGATCCGCCAGGGTGAGGAGTGGGAGACCACCGCAATCCCCGAGATCCGCGCCCAAGCAGCCGGCGTAGCGCAACTGCTCGCCGACGATACGCCCGACCATCCGATAAGGGCCCCCCGCCAAATCCCGACCACCCCGAAAGTGACCGGTGCCGATGCCTTTTACGCCGAGGGTGTGCGTCGCTTGCTGGCCGTCCAGGACGGTGCATCGGTAGCTTTCGCCGCCGCGATCGCGGAGAATCCGCGGCACCCGCGTGCACACGTCGCGCTGGCGATGATCGCGACGGAACGTCCCGACCGGGCAGGCGGTCCCGACGCTGTCAACGGCCATCTGGCCCGAGCGCGGGCGGCGCTGGCACATGGCAGCGACGAGGACCGCAGCCACGTGGAAGCGATTGCCACGTGGTGCGAGAAGGGAAACGCCGCAGGCACCGAAGCACTCATCGACCATCTCGGCCGCGTGCCGGATGACGCGGTCGCATTGCTGGTGCTCGCACCGTCGATTGCGTTCGCAGGGGCTGGCGATGCCTTGCCGGACGCGTGGCAGTACGTCGAGCGGTTCACCGGTGTGCACGGCGAGGCGCCGTGGTATCTGGGGTTACGCGCGTTCGGGCGAACCGAACAGGGCCTCTGGTACGACGCAGCCGATCTCGCTGATGCCGCGCTCGACCTCGATCCAGGCAACGGCAACGCCGCGCACGCGCTGTCCCACGTGCACTACGAGACCGACGCGCACGGAGCCGGATTGAAGTGGCTGACGGAATGGATCGCCGGGTCGGGCAGCACGCAGCGTTACCTCCCGCACTTCCAGTGGCACGCCGCGCTGCACGAACTGGCAATGGGCAACGCCGCTGCGGCGGCGCGTCGGTATGCATCGTCTCTCGCGCCGCCCCACTCCCGCGACGTGCGCTGTCTGGTTGATGCCGGTTCCCTTGCCTGGCGGGCGCGGATGCACCCGGACTGGGTGACTCCGCCGGATCCGATGCCGGTACTGGCAGAGGTCGGATCCCTTGCCTATGCGCCGAAAACACCGTTCATCGCGTTTCACGCGCTGCTTCTTTTGGCTGCGGCGAATGACCCGGCCGCGATCCGCGCGATCAGTGTCCCCGGCGCGACCGAGGAACAGGCGACGACGTTGCGCCTGATCGGTGAAGGCCTGATTGCGTTGACGGGGGGTGAGCTGCGCTCCGCGCTTGACCATCTCCTCGAATCGCTCCCGGGGCTCCCCTCGATCGGCGGCAGCCGTGTGCAACAGGAAGTGGTCCTCGAAACGGCTCTGGCCGCGATGCTCCAGCTCGGCGCACCGGGTCAGGCAGCGCGCCTGTTGTCGCGGCACCGCGCCGCGCCCGGTCCGCAGGTAACCCGCGGCGCCGTGAACTGA